In Halobacillus amylolyticus, the following proteins share a genomic window:
- the phoU gene encoding phosphate signaling complex protein PhoU: MPIRVQFEEDLQSIKDQIKQLSLDVKESLDTAIHVLYQGDVDKAKQIMKDDVLIDDKEGQINEEAILTIAKQQPVATDLRRLIVAIKISSDLERMADHSKNIAKATIHLGPNHGIKINPNLREMAVLAMDMVDLAIKAFEHEDISLAQKLAEMDDEIDELYGKSVRELLEVTAVNPEQIQHIMQMAYTARYIERFADHITNIGESVFYLVKGKTYDLNK; this comes from the coding sequence ATGCCAATTCGTGTTCAGTTTGAAGAGGACCTACAAAGTATAAAAGATCAAATTAAACAGCTTTCCCTTGACGTGAAAGAATCACTGGATACGGCCATTCACGTGTTGTATCAAGGCGATGTAGACAAAGCAAAACAGATCATGAAAGATGACGTGCTGATTGATGACAAAGAAGGACAAATTAATGAAGAAGCGATTTTGACGATTGCTAAACAACAGCCTGTAGCAACAGACTTACGCCGTTTAATTGTGGCTATAAAAATATCCTCTGATCTTGAAAGAATGGCCGATCATTCAAAAAATATAGCTAAGGCTACGATTCACCTAGGCCCCAATCACGGGATTAAAATCAACCCTAATCTACGTGAAATGGCCGTTCTCGCTATGGATATGGTCGACTTAGCTATTAAAGCATTCGAACATGAAGATATTTCGTTAGCACAGAAGCTTGCGGAAATGGATGATGAGATTGATGAGCTATATGGAAAAAGTGTTCGTGAACTCCTAGAGGTCACAGCAGTTAATCCAGAGCAAATCCAGCACATTATGCAAATGGCTTATACAGCAAGATATATTGAACGATTCGCCGACCATATTACGAATATAGGGGAAAGTGTCTTCTATCTAGTAAAAGGCAAAACCTACGATTTAAATAAGTAG
- the rpmG gene encoding 50S ribosomal protein L33, producing the protein MRVNITLACTETGDRNYITTKNKRTNPERLELNKYSPRLGKYTLHRETK; encoded by the coding sequence ATGCGTGTAAACATTACACTTGCTTGCACTGAAACCGGTGATCGTAATTATATTACTACAAAAAATAAGCGTACGAACCCTGAGCGTCTTGAGCTTAATAAATACAGCCCACGCCTAGGTAAGTACACGCTTCATCGCGAAACTAAATAA
- a CDS encoding 5-formyltetrahydrofolate cyclo-ligase — translation MEKKEWRIKGKDLLRSFSVLEKERIEEAIHNQLFQSELWSSAGVIAVTVSLPDEWSTKPIIERAWAEGKKLVVPKCDPKSKRLTFYSLTSYDQLESVYYGLQEPSPVTSEAISKEEIELLIVPGLIFDHKGYRIGFGGGFYDRFLTDFNGITVSLISEKQLTTKLPSETFDIPVQHIITEKKWLRIQT, via the coding sequence ATGGAGAAAAAGGAGTGGCGCATTAAAGGGAAGGACTTGTTACGTTCTTTTTCGGTGTTAGAAAAAGAACGTATCGAAGAGGCCATACATAATCAATTATTTCAATCAGAGCTATGGAGTTCAGCCGGTGTGATTGCCGTAACTGTTTCCCTTCCTGACGAGTGGTCGACTAAGCCGATCATCGAACGAGCGTGGGCTGAAGGCAAGAAGCTGGTTGTGCCTAAATGTGACCCGAAATCGAAAAGGCTCACATTTTACAGCTTAACGAGTTATGACCAATTAGAGTCTGTTTATTATGGGTTACAAGAACCGTCTCCTGTAACATCCGAAGCCATAAGCAAAGAAGAGATCGAACTATTGATCGTACCAGGGCTGATATTCGATCATAAAGGCTATCGGATTGGATTTGGCGGGGGTTTTTATGACCGATTTCTCACAGACTTCAATGGGATAACTGTTTCACTTATATCCGAGAAACAGTTAACAACCAAGCTACCGTCTGAAACATTCGATATTCCTGTACAGCATATTATTACTGAAAAGAAATGGCTTAGGATACAAACCTAA
- a CDS encoding autophagy-related protein 27 codes for MTRVFTWMIVVLSLGTVIYRYRYKTLDLLTAVPYLRRWLIQQTMSVPYVRRKLVSNMFK; via the coding sequence ATGACTCGCGTTTTTACGTGGATGATTGTTGTTCTTTCTCTTGGCACAGTGATTTACCGTTATCGTTATAAAACGTTGGATTTGCTAACTGCTGTTCCCTATTTAAGACGATGGCTCATCCAGCAGACAATGAGTGTACCCTATGTGAGAAGAAAATTAGTTTCTAATATGTTTAAATAG
- a CDS encoding rhomboid family intramembrane serine protease — translation MFIKQEYFFWKLAHDLVSHQDFEILHVNVDNSEVWLEKDKGGKVQVIRLFHGQFNWRNQLIRDLERVKLQMKQNKRLFRGKRLSLYCLYISEYPPVDEWENVKQNELTNHTQTAIHYLDDDHKMDRVNALYEELGLGMQVPDLSLEINEHEAEVQVHYMKQLTAANQRKKKREGEALFTFGKPILTYVLLALNVLVYLFIEYKGSSTSITTLIEYGAKYNPAIVDGEWWRILSSMFLHIGTLHLLMNMLALYYLGTAVERIYGTLRFTSIYFLAGIFGGLASFMLNPQVAAGASGAIFGLFGALLYFGVHYKRLFFRTMGYNLIFVIGINLAFGILVPQVDNGAHMGGLLGGFIASAICNLPKKKQWGFQSLAAVAYTLAIVVMIFLGIQQTDEESYALIQVQQSQELNEQQNFQKAIDLTNEALDKPGDFEAELLFNRSYAYTQTGQLNQAQKDLEQVIELDPEFAEAHYNLALIYRQMGKIDKSGRHADEAARLKPDNEQFQELNQSFNQ, via the coding sequence TTGTTTATTAAACAAGAATATTTTTTTTGGAAGCTTGCCCATGACCTCGTTAGTCATCAAGACTTTGAAATTTTACATGTAAATGTTGATAATAGTGAAGTATGGCTTGAAAAAGATAAGGGAGGCAAGGTTCAAGTTATCCGTCTATTTCACGGTCAATTTAATTGGCGGAATCAATTGATTCGCGATTTAGAAAGGGTCAAATTACAGATGAAACAAAATAAGCGTTTGTTTCGTGGCAAACGTTTATCCTTATATTGCCTTTATATTTCAGAATACCCTCCTGTTGACGAGTGGGAGAATGTTAAACAAAACGAACTTACGAATCACACGCAAACGGCTATTCATTACTTAGATGATGACCACAAAATGGATCGTGTAAACGCACTTTATGAAGAGTTAGGATTAGGAATGCAAGTGCCAGATCTATCACTTGAGATCAATGAGCATGAGGCAGAAGTGCAAGTCCATTATATGAAGCAGCTCACTGCCGCAAACCAACGTAAGAAAAAGCGCGAGGGTGAAGCATTATTTACATTTGGAAAACCAATTCTTACGTATGTACTCCTCGCGCTAAATGTGCTTGTTTATTTGTTTATCGAGTACAAAGGAAGCAGCACCTCTATTACAACATTGATTGAATATGGTGCCAAATATAACCCGGCGATTGTTGACGGGGAGTGGTGGCGCATCCTGAGCTCAATGTTTCTTCATATCGGGACATTACATCTATTAATGAATATGCTCGCCTTATACTATTTAGGGACAGCTGTAGAAAGGATATACGGAACTCTTCGTTTCACATCTATTTATTTCTTAGCCGGTATTTTTGGCGGACTAGCGAGCTTTATGTTAAATCCACAGGTGGCAGCTGGTGCATCAGGAGCGATTTTCGGGCTGTTCGGTGCACTCTTATATTTTGGCGTCCACTATAAACGGCTTTTTTTTCGAACAATGGGATATAATTTAATTTTTGTTATAGGAATTAACCTTGCTTTTGGGATACTTGTCCCTCAAGTTGACAACGGAGCCCATATGGGTGGTTTGCTAGGTGGCTTTATTGCGTCCGCTATCTGCAACCTTCCTAAAAAAAAGCAATGGGGGTTTCAAAGCCTGGCAGCTGTGGCTTACACTTTAGCTATTGTGGTGATGATCTTTCTCGGAATTCAGCAAACGGATGAGGAATCATATGCCCTCATACAGGTTCAACAATCCCAAGAGTTAAATGAGCAGCAAAATTTTCAAAAAGCCATTGATCTGACAAATGAAGCTCTGGATAAACCTGGTGATTTTGAAGCAGAACTCCTCTTTAATCGATCTTATGCTTATACGCAGACAGGACAGCTTAACCAAGCTCAAAAGGATCTAGAACAAGTTATTGAACTAGATCCGGAGTTTGCCGAGGCACATTACAATTTAGCCCTCATATACAGACAGATGGGAAAGATCGATAAGTCAGGAAGACATGCAGATGAAGCGGCAAGGCTTAAACCTGACAACGAACAGTTTCAAGAGTTAAATCAAAGTTTCAATCAATAA
- a CDS encoding M42 family metallopeptidase, translated as MQKNNNYIVDHLKQLTSIPSPSGYTKEIMKYCENVLRVKGVNTYMTKKGALIATIKGANEEKQRMLTAHLDTLGAMVKEIKPNGKLKLSMIGGFMWNSVEGEYCTIHSNNVDYSGTILMEQASVHVYRNAKEEKRDDTNIEVRIDEQVENREDVLQLGIQVGDFVSFAPRFEHLDSGYIKSRHLDDKASAAILLHMLEELIEEQIQLPYTTHFFFSNNEEIGYGANASIPEAVEEYVAVDMGAIGDGQASTEYDVSICAKDSSGPYHLELKNQMVRLAEENKLGYKIDIYPFYGSDASAAIRAGFDIKHGLVGPGIDASHSFERTHSDSLIHTFRLLMSYIQSSMI; from the coding sequence ATGCAAAAAAATAACAATTATATCGTTGATCATTTAAAACAACTCACTTCTATCCCGAGTCCATCGGGTTATACAAAGGAAATAATGAAATATTGTGAAAACGTATTACGTGTGAAAGGTGTAAACACATATATGACAAAAAAAGGTGCACTTATTGCAACAATAAAAGGGGCGAATGAGGAGAAGCAGCGTATGCTCACAGCCCACCTTGATACATTAGGCGCTATGGTCAAAGAAATAAAGCCTAACGGTAAACTGAAACTATCCATGATTGGCGGATTCATGTGGAATAGTGTAGAAGGCGAGTATTGCACCATTCATTCAAATAACGTCGACTATAGTGGGACGATATTGATGGAACAAGCATCTGTCCATGTTTATAGAAATGCGAAGGAAGAAAAACGTGACGATACAAATATTGAAGTAAGAATAGATGAACAAGTGGAAAACCGTGAAGATGTTCTGCAGTTAGGGATTCAGGTGGGAGATTTTGTTTCGTTTGCTCCACGCTTCGAACACTTGGATAGTGGATATATTAAGTCACGCCACTTAGATGATAAAGCAAGTGCTGCTATACTTTTGCATATGCTTGAAGAATTGATTGAGGAGCAAATTCAGCTCCCTTATACAACCCACTTTTTCTTTTCTAATAATGAAGAAATTGGCTACGGTGCAAATGCGTCGATTCCAGAGGCAGTTGAGGAATATGTAGCAGTGGATATGGGGGCAATAGGCGACGGACAAGCATCAACAGAATATGATGTGTCGATTTGTGCTAAGGATTCATCAGGTCCCTATCATTTAGAACTGAAGAATCAAATGGTACGCCTAGCTGAAGAAAATAAATTAGGTTATAAAATAGATATCTATCCTTTTTATGGTTCAGATGCGTCAGCAGCTATTCGTGCTGGGTTCGATATTAAACATGGGCTTGTCGGACCGGGGATTGATGCCTCTCATTCTTTTGAGCGGACGCATAGCGATTCTCTAATCCATACCTTTCGTTTGCTTATGAGCTACATCCAGTCTTCAATGATCTAG
- a CDS encoding YqgQ family protein has protein sequence MKTIYDIQQLLKQFGTFIYVGDRLAELELMEQEIQELNQAQFIAKEDYQMAILLLHREIAKMKDERKGETGT, from the coding sequence ATGAAAACAATCTATGATATTCAGCAGCTTTTAAAACAATTCGGAACGTTCATTTATGTTGGAGATCGTTTAGCTGAACTGGAGTTAATGGAGCAAGAAATACAGGAGCTTAATCAAGCACAATTTATAGCAAAAGAGGATTACCAGATGGCGATTTTACTGTTACACAGGGAAATTGCTAAAATGAAAGATGAACGAAAAGGGGAGACAGGCACATGA
- a CDS encoding ROK family glucokinase yields MSENYCFGVDVGGTTIKLAVLSTKGDILKKWEIPTNKSEQGRYIPQDIHKTIDSAQTELALHKSNVLGIGVGAPGFVDTKTGYIYEAVNIGWKNFDFGKQLANLSGYPVWVDNDANLAALGENWLGAGGGVENLIAVTLGTGVGGGIIANGKIISGANGMAAEIGHMTVIRSGGAACNCGKSGCLETETSATGIVRKAKEVLSEYPSSSLNSFTSITAKDVFQAAADHDEAASKVIASVIDTLGLTIANLAIAINPNKIVIGGGVSKAGVQLLQPLKEAFRTYALTRTAEACTFEIAELGNDAGVIGGAYLVKENL; encoded by the coding sequence ATGAGTGAAAACTACTGTTTTGGTGTTGACGTTGGGGGGACAACGATAAAACTCGCAGTACTCTCTACTAAGGGAGATATTTTGAAAAAATGGGAAATTCCTACTAATAAAAGTGAACAAGGCAGATATATTCCACAGGACATCCACAAGACAATTGATTCAGCACAAACTGAATTAGCCCTACATAAGTCAAACGTTCTTGGTATTGGCGTCGGAGCACCGGGCTTTGTTGATACCAAGACTGGATATATTTACGAAGCTGTAAATATTGGATGGAAGAATTTTGATTTTGGTAAACAGCTTGCTAATTTATCAGGCTACCCTGTATGGGTGGATAATGATGCCAACTTAGCCGCTCTTGGAGAGAATTGGTTAGGAGCTGGCGGAGGAGTTGAAAATTTAATTGCTGTAACGCTCGGGACTGGCGTTGGCGGGGGAATTATCGCCAACGGGAAAATTATCAGCGGCGCAAATGGAATGGCAGCTGAAATTGGTCATATGACAGTTATCAGGAGTGGTGGAGCAGCTTGTAACTGTGGCAAATCAGGGTGTCTAGAGACAGAAACTTCTGCAACGGGAATTGTAAGAAAAGCGAAAGAAGTGTTATCAGAATATCCCAGTTCTTCACTAAATTCGTTTACATCGATCACAGCTAAAGATGTCTTTCAAGCAGCAGCTGATCACGATGAAGCAGCTAGTAAGGTCATAGCATCTGTCATAGACACGCTAGGGCTAACTATAGCAAATTTAGCAATCGCCATTAATCCAAACAAGATAGTCATCGGCGGAGGAGTCTCTAAAGCAGGGGTACAGCTTTTACAGCCGCTCAAAGAAGCTTTTAGAACCTATGCGTTAACACGTACAGCTGAAGCTTGCACGTTTGAAATAGCCGAGCTTGGAAATGATGCAGGCGTGATCGGAGGGGCTTATTTGGTAAAAGAGAATCTATAG